In the Puntigrus tetrazona isolate hp1 unplaced genomic scaffold, ASM1883169v1 S000000902, whole genome shotgun sequence genome, aatatttaataaaaatcaaaaatcatattagaaCTATTCCTACATCATTTAAACGGCTTTTATGAATGAGCATAATGAATAATTCAGCGGTGAATTATTCTACTGAACTGGTTTATATAATCAGCTGCTGCTTGGAAACTGACTTTGCAGAAAGAAATGGCCAAACACAAAAGGCAGTTTTTTAAAAGGTCCGTCTTCGTTTCGAGCATATTATGTAACCACATGCTGTAGCTCTCCAACAGAAAGATGAAAAGCACAATGGTTTGCTGAGAGTTAGTGACAGAGGCTCACTGAGCAACACACTGTATCATTATCATCTTCCACATCACTTCTTCAGCCGTGGCTCACAAAACAGATTTCCACATGCCTGTGTTCCTCCCCATCTcgcacagacagagaaagaaagtaGCATGTCATTGCAGCTGGAGAACAAGACCTCTCACTCTTCACATCTAATAGGAGAGGAAAAAgactaaaagatgaaaaaagtgGAGCTCAACACTCACCAAGTTGTCCAGCATCCTCATGAGTGACTCAAACTCCAGCTCTCCTAGCCTCCACTTGTGCTGAGATCCCATGTTGACCCCGGCTTCTGCCACCCCTTGTGTCCGGGACTTAAACTTTTCCAGGTCCAGGACAATCAGGTTCTCCACTCCTCCAGCACACGAGAACGCATTCACCTGCAGAAACAAGTGGAGggattttacagaaatgtactGGTTTTAGGGAAATTTACTGCCATAAAaactaacaaagaaaaaaaaaaaactactaaaacgaacttattatgaaaaattatgaaaaaaaacaccatactcatcaaaacaaaaaagataatttaaacCATCATACTAAACAGAAAACGGATTACggattattgattatttaaacCATTAgtacaggacacacacacaaaataataatagggACTTACTGACTATTTAAAAGAGTCAACActgaacacagaaacaaaacaaaaaagttggccaacaataaaaaataagcatcataataatatacttacgatgaaattaaagttaagtttttttaagtctttaagaaattaagttttggGATTTCAATTGGACAttctttttattagtaaaaCTCAATTTGTACCAATAAAACAATGCTCTGCAAAAGTTGAAATGAGCAAACaggaacatttaaaacaatggaaaaaaaaaggtgggAAAGGTTTTTCTGCTCTTTGCCCTTTAATAAATGACAGTCTAGTACAATAAGATACCTTGTATACTCAACAAGAGAAAAGGAAgttttacctgtatttcacaggcaAACTGAGTGTTGTAAATATAATGAAAGGCCTCTTCAATGGTCTCCCCGAGAGCTACGATCCCATGATTCCTTAAAACCAACACCTGCAACACATACCAACACGAAACATCACATACTGGAAAATCATATAACGTTCTAGAATAAAGTACCATTTCCATTCAGTGAGTTGAAGAGAATAAAATCATTACTTCCTGATTAACTTGCGCTAAATTTGCCACACATTTGCCACAGTAGGAGAAAGCACTGTATACCAATTTCTGTATACAATACATTATGAACTTCAGAATGTTTCTTGTTCATGCTTATTTTCAGAGTCTGCAGTTTGAGAATGCACTTTGACAAGGGTTTGctcaagcattttaaaatgataaaactaacATCTCAAATGCTGTGCAATGAGGTCAGCCTGATGGTTGGCCCAGTCCTATGCTGTCCCATCGCAAAGTCCCAGGTCTCTTCTGATGCACATTAACAAATTTAATGTGTTTCTATCATAgttaatgcatatattatttacCAGATAAGAAATTTACCCAAGTAAGGGCGTTCCCATTTGTAGTTTAATTAAACTGGTCCAgatcaaaaaaggaaaactacAGAAATCATTGCATTCTAATGTGACGTCAGGGACTACagaatttcaaatatatatatataaaaaaaaaaattgctgttcttttaaacttcttATTTATCAAGGAACCTTTAAAAAACGTTAAATGCTTTTCACAAAGAATATGAAGTCTTTTCTGATAATaaccagaaatgttttttcagcagcaaatcatatttaaaagatttctgaagggtcatgtaatttttttattgtaaaaatattctgaaatagtAATACTAGGGCTGgatcaaatatttgaacattttttgtgtgtatttataaacacaaaaatacatatcatacacatataaatgtaaacatgtattcatatttagttttcattttgacaGCCCTAGTGTGAGCACATCTTTAACTgagtgaatatgtttttttatgttcatcttGGCGTTTCCATCTAATGGTTTAAGAGATATcccaaaatatgtataaaaaaagttggATGGATACATAGCTAAAGACAAGCACAGGAGGTACTTTACCTTTGTTGATGGTCCAAGGGCTTTCTGCAGCTCTATACGGTCTTCTTGCTCGTCCAGACTACCCTGGTAGTTGTAATAGGCAATGTCACCCAGGATCAGAGCCTCCTGGGAGATGGGCAGAAGGCCACACTTCATAGATGACACCTGACAAGACAGAAGAGATCATAAAAGTCATGGGGATTTACAGGTGTAATGTAAATTTCAGCTGCATATTATTCTGGAACTGTTGATGGAGCATTTGTAAGCACAAGCAGGCATGAATGGACATATACTTACGGCAGCAGTGGCTGGTGTACGTATGTGAATGACGCAGCGCACATCGGGCCTCACAGAGTAGATGGCAGCATGAGGGCTAAAGCCAGCCGGGTCGACCTGTAGGTTGGTGGAGCCCTGAT is a window encoding:
- the LOC122335818 gene encoding gamma-adducin-like; the protein is MNKGNNPTGLLALQQIADFFMASSVAGFSTSPLSLGMVTPINDMFSVESSTMVKGEKQIRCKLASLYRLVDLFSWAHFASCYVTVRVSKEQDHILIIPRGLSFAEASASNLVKVNILGDVIDQGSTNLQVDPAGFSPHAAIYSVRPDVRCVIHIRTPATAAVSSMKCGLLPISQEALILGDIAYYNYQGSLDEQEDRIELQKALGPSTKVLVLRNHGIVALGETIEEAFHYIYNTQFACEIQVNAFSCAGGVENLIVLDLEKFKSRTQGVAEAGVNMGSQHKWRLGELEFESLMRMLDNLVSVELHFFHLLVFFLSY